Below is a window of Candidatus Aegiribacteria sp. DNA.
ATCGCCTGATTATTATGAAATTAAGGTTAATGGCAGATCGAATTATATCCTGCTAACCGAAGAAGATGAGGATACTGGAGATGAACCAGAAGAAGGACATACCGGCACAGCTCAAGCTGGAGCAACTAGTACAATCACCCTTGAAGATACAGCGTTACCAACAGTTGACGCCTACAATGGAATGGTGATTGAGATCACTGATGGTAAAGGAAAGGGTCAAAAACGTATAATAACAGCCTATAACGACTCTCAAGTGGCAACAGTGGACCTTGATTGGACTGAAATTCCCAATACTACTTCAGAATACAGTCTTTACTGGATTCTTAGTGGTGCCAATGACTCATTGGTGCATACTGACACAGCTCAAGCTGGAGGAGTCAATACAATAACACTTGCAGCAGAAGCATCAGACGAAGATGATTTCTATAATAATATGACTATTGTGATCACGGAAGGTACGGGAAGCGGTCAGACCTTTACAATTGATGATTATGATGGAAGTACTCAAGTGGCAACAGTAGATGGGAACTGGGTACCTGAACCTGAAAACGATTCCGTCTACCAAGTAACCGAACCGACAACATTAGACCCGGTTGACTATACGAGGACTGATAGTGAACAGGGAAATCGGAAGGGTTTGAGCGGATTTACAGAAATCGACGAAATTTCGATTGTCTATTCACCTAATTCCCGGAACATTAACGGATTATCTGGTGCATTAATTACTCACTGTGAAACACTTAAAGACCGGTTCGCAATCATAGATGCAGAACAAGGTGAGGATGCCTCCACTCTTAATCCCCGGAGCGACCGTGTAACACAATATGCAGCTTTTTACTATCCATGGATCTATATTGTAGATCCTCAGACGGGATCATTACGAGTAATACCGCCCGGAGGCTATATGGCAGGAATATATGCACGTAGTGATACAGAAAGAGGAGTGCATAAAGCTCCAGCCAATGAAGTCGTACGTGGAGCTAAAAAGCTTGAATTCCTTATTACCAAAGGGGAACACGATCTTTTGAATCCTCGCGGTGTGAATGTCATCCGGTCTTTCCCTGGAAGGGGAATTCGTGTTTGGGGTGCCCGTACTTTATCGAGTAATACGCTGTGGAAATACATTAATGTCAGACGTCTTTTCATCTTCGTTGAAGAATCGATTGAAGAAGGGACCCAATGGGTTGTCTTCGAGCCAAATAATGAAAAACTCTGGGCAAGGGTCAGGGCAACAATTACTCAGTTCCTTACCAGGGTCTGGAGAGATGGAGCCCTGATGGGTATAAAAGCTGAAGAAGCATTCTTTGTTAAATGTGACAGAAGTACCATGACCCAGGATGATATCGATAATGGTAGGCTCATCTGTGTTATCGGTATTGCACCGGTTAAACCGGCAGAATTCGTTATATTCCGTATAGCCCAATGGGCCGGAGGTTCTGCGGTTACAGAATAAATTAGTCTTTTGAAAATGAGTAGAACAAGAATAAATAGAATATCAATAAAGAGAAAAGGAGGTTTAAAATGGCAACTGGAGAAAGAAACGATCCATACAGACAGTTTAGATTTAGGGTTGAGGTTGATGGAATCACTCAGGCAGGGTTTAGTGAAGTCAGTTTTGCAGATACGACAACAGATCCCGTCGAATACCGGGAAGGTAATGAGGCGCCGGTATTTCGGAAACTTTCAGCTCTGACCAAATTCGGGAATATTACCCTTAAATGGGGTATCACTGACTCTATGGACCTTTATGATTGGAGACAGCAGGTCATAGATACCGGGGCTCAAGGAGCACGGAAAAATATATCAATCATCCTGATTGATGAAGCGGGTGCAGATAAAGCCAGGTGGGATATTGTCGAAGCATGGCCCACTAAATATGACCCACCGGATTTCAGTAGTAAAGGTAACGAGGTTGCAATCGAAACCCTTGAAATCGTCCATGAAGGCTTTAAACGCGTTAACTGAGTTAAGGAGGTTACTTTTTGACTTTCCAGACAGAATTTGAATTTACTTTGCCAAAAGGGTTTGTGGATGACGAAGGAACCCTTCATAAAAAGGGAATTATGCGCCTTGCAACAGCAGCAGATGAGATACTTCCCATGAAAGATGCCAGGGTGCAGTCAAATCCTGCTTACCTGACAGTGATACTGCTCTCAAGGGTCATTTCAAAGCTTGGAGATTTACAGACCATCAATACAAAAACAATAGAAAATCTGTTTGCTTCAGATCTGTCCTACCTTCAGGAATTCTATAGACAGATCAACGAAACTGGTACTGGCAA
It encodes the following:
- a CDS encoding phage tail sheath family protein gives rise to the protein SPDYYEIKVNGRSNYILLTEEDEDTGDEPEEGHTGTAQAGATSTITLEDTALPTVDAYNGMVIEITDGKGKGQKRIITAYNDSQVATVDLDWTEIPNTTSEYSLYWILSGANDSLVHTDTAQAGGVNTITLAAEASDEDDFYNNMTIVITEGTGSGQTFTIDDYDGSTQVATVDGNWVPEPENDSVYQVTEPTTLDPVDYTRTDSEQGNRKGLSGFTEIDEISIVYSPNSRNINGLSGALITHCETLKDRFAIIDAEQGEDASTLNPRSDRVTQYAAFYYPWIYIVDPQTGSLRVIPPGGYMAGIYARSDTERGVHKAPANEVVRGAKKLEFLITKGEHDLLNPRGVNVIRSFPGRGIRVWGARTLSSNTLWKYINVRRLFIFVEESIEEGTQWVVFEPNNEKLWARVRATITQFLTRVWRDGALMGIKAEEAFFVKCDRSTMTQDDIDNGRLICVIGIAPVKPAEFVIFRIAQWAGGSAVTE
- a CDS encoding phage tail protein, with translation MATGERNDPYRQFRFRVEVDGITQAGFSEVSFADTTTDPVEYREGNEAPVFRKLSALTKFGNITLKWGITDSMDLYDWRQQVIDTGAQGARKNISIILIDEAGADKARWDIVEAWPTKYDPPDFSSKGNEVAIETLEIVHEGFKRVN
- a CDS encoding phage tail assembly protein translates to MTFQTEFEFTLPKGFVDDEGTLHKKGIMRLATAADEILPMKDARVQSNPAYLTVILLSRVISKLGDLQTINTKTIENLFASDLSYLQEFYRQINETGTGKVEIICPKCEHRFEFEVVMQGE